The proteins below come from a single Parachlamydia acanthamoebae genomic window:
- a CDS encoding RimK family protein, whose protein sequence is MQIFVVVNNLKDWPLDIPEIEVVEAKTYLMDPAYSKMRHARIFNLCRSYRYQTIGYYVTLIATARGHKPQPSLLAMQDFKSSAMIRFVSQELDELIQKSLKTIHSNRFTLSIYFGKNVAQKYERLSSHLFKEFQAPFLQAQFHRDSQKWCLASIGTISGNEIPLEHHDFVLEKARDFFLGRKTIAPKKSSKTYDLAILYNPEEKYGPSNEKAIQKFIKAADSLGMSTEIIHKEDFGRLAEFDALLIRETTNVNHHTYRFARRAAAEGLVVVDDPESILRCSNKVYMTELLERYSISAPKTIIVHKDNLEEVATTLSFPFVIKQPDSAFSQGVVKVSSKEEFTQVCSSLMEKSDLLVAQEFLPTDFDWRVAIFDGQPLYVCKYFMARNHWQIYNHSCKGGAVTGKYETIPVSQAPKQIIRTALKAAKLIGDGLYGVDLKQIDKECYVIEVNDNPSIDAGVEDLVLQEELYHKIISTILHRIEKQKRRL, encoded by the coding sequence ATGCAGATTTTTGTTGTCGTCAATAACCTAAAAGATTGGCCACTTGATATCCCTGAAATTGAAGTCGTCGAAGCTAAGACCTATTTGATGGATCCGGCCTATAGTAAAATGCGTCATGCCCGTATTTTTAACCTGTGTCGTTCATATCGCTATCAGACAATTGGCTATTACGTGACTTTGATTGCCACGGCAAGAGGGCACAAACCGCAACCCAGCTTGCTGGCTATGCAAGATTTCAAATCTTCAGCGATGATTCGATTTGTTTCTCAAGAATTAGATGAGCTGATTCAAAAAAGTTTAAAAACGATTCATTCAAATCGCTTTACGTTAAGCATTTATTTTGGAAAAAATGTCGCCCAAAAATATGAGAGACTGTCATCGCATCTCTTTAAAGAATTCCAAGCTCCCTTTCTTCAAGCGCAATTTCATCGGGATTCCCAAAAGTGGTGTTTAGCTTCAATCGGAACAATCTCTGGCAATGAGATCCCTTTAGAGCATCATGACTTTGTATTAGAGAAAGCGCGTGATTTTTTTCTGGGGCGTAAAACGATCGCTCCTAAAAAAAGCAGCAAGACCTATGACCTGGCCATTTTATACAACCCAGAAGAAAAGTACGGGCCATCTAATGAAAAAGCCATTCAAAAGTTTATCAAAGCTGCTGATTCTTTGGGTATGAGCACGGAAATCATTCATAAAGAGGATTTCGGAAGACTTGCCGAGTTTGATGCTTTGTTGATTCGAGAAACCACCAACGTGAATCACCACACGTATCGGTTTGCACGCAGAGCCGCTGCGGAAGGTTTAGTCGTTGTTGACGACCCAGAATCGATTCTGAGATGCTCTAATAAAGTTTATATGACCGAACTTTTGGAGCGTTACTCGATTTCTGCTCCAAAAACGATTATTGTGCATAAGGATAATTTAGAAGAGGTTGCGACGACACTGTCTTTTCCATTTGTCATCAAGCAACCTGACAGTGCTTTTTCTCAAGGGGTTGTGAAAGTCAGCAGCAAAGAGGAATTTACTCAGGTTTGTAGTTCACTGATGGAGAAATCAGACCTTCTGGTTGCGCAAGAATTTCTTCCTACCGATTTTGATTGGCGTGTTGCCATTTTTGACGGACAGCCTTTGTACGTATGTAAATATTTCATGGCCCGTAATCATTGGCAAATTTACAACCATTCCTGCAAAGGGGGAGCTGTGACGGGGAAATATGAAACAATTCCTGTCAGCCAAGCACCCAAACAGATTATTCGAACAGCTCTAAAAGCTGCCAAGCTAATCGGGGATGGTCTTTATGGGGTAGATTTGAAACAAATTGACAAAGAATGCTATGTCATTGAAGTGAACGACAATCCGAGTATTGATGCAGGCGTTGAAGACCTTGTGTTACAAGAGGAATTGTATCACAAAATTATCTCGACAATTTTACATCGAATTGAAAAACAAAAAAGAAGATTGTAA
- a CDS encoding SycD/LcrH family type III secretion system chaperone: MMISETQSQVEKLEESLGQISDFINKNELNERPVLSEEILSCLYGSAYAFYMHGKYETAHHYFQLLTAVDPHSKKNWMGLGATFQVQKNYTLALEAYSFAALLDIDDPYISFYAAECFFFLNQIQKGFEALDAAEEIAIKHKNTPHPLLNHIELMRTGWEKYLKEAGDQNGCSKA, translated from the coding sequence ATGATGATCTCTGAAACTCAAAGTCAGGTGGAAAAGCTAGAGGAATCTCTCGGGCAGATCTCTGATTTTATCAATAAAAATGAGCTAAACGAAAGACCTGTTCTCTCTGAGGAGATTCTTTCGTGTTTGTATGGTTCTGCTTATGCATTTTATATGCACGGCAAGTATGAAACGGCGCACCATTATTTTCAGCTGTTGACAGCTGTAGATCCACATTCCAAAAAAAATTGGATGGGCTTGGGGGCTACGTTTCAGGTTCAAAAAAACTATACGCTTGCACTTGAAGCTTATTCTTTTGCAGCATTGCTAGATATTGACGATCCGTATATCTCTTTCTATGCTGCTGAATGCTTTTTTTTCCTCAATCAAATCCAAAAAGGATTTGAAGCTCTCGATGCGGCTGAAGAAATTGCGATTAAACACAAAAATACGCCACACCCACTCCTCAATCATATTGAATTAATGCGTACAGGATGGGAAAAATATCTTAAAGAGGCAGGAGATCAAAATGGTTGTTCCAAAGCTTAA
- a CDS encoding SEL1-like repeat protein, with protein sequence MPMPAFFFRILGATLPLASPPSVPSDHPILERNASSTISEPAKNMPADQSTIPETTADEDLQKGALYFYGKGVPQDYAEAFRWYKKSADRGNLEAMTLLGNMFILGEGVPKNYDTAFQLFSSAAQSGYSLAQNNLATMYENGWAVEQDIPKALELYRQAAEQKNPFAQANLGRFYENGIGVEKNLTEAFNYYREAADQNNPQGLNAVGRFYLEVLNPKDYNKALEYFQKAAKLKYVHSENNLGVMYENGWGIPSNISAALAAYKQAADQGNPYAQANLGRLYESGKGVQKDYTEAIRWYQKAADQGLDIAQNDLGRMYQYGWGVPQDFQTALKFYQMAAKNGLGSAETNIGVMYENGIGVQKNYEQAFNWYQKAADHENPEGQYNLALMYENGRGIQPNLQTAAQYYQLAASQGSSLAQNNLGVFYLTGKGVEKDLKRAFDLFTQAAESGHPVAASNLGRLYETGSGVPQDYLKALYWYQKSAEQNDPLGLYYLGRLYINGLGTQKKGQEGLDLFKRAARLGNPQAQAELQKQNLSW encoded by the coding sequence ATGCCCATGCCTGCTTTTTTTTTTCGCATTCTAGGCGCGACACTTCCTCTTGCTTCACCTCCTTCTGTTCCGTCAGATCACCCTATTCTGGAGAGGAATGCTTCGTCAACGATTTCTGAACCCGCCAAAAATATGCCCGCTGACCAGTCCACCATACCAGAGACAACGGCTGATGAAGATCTGCAAAAAGGAGCTCTTTATTTTTACGGAAAAGGTGTTCCTCAAGATTATGCTGAGGCGTTCAGGTGGTATAAAAAATCAGCCGACCGAGGAAATCTTGAAGCCATGACCCTGTTAGGCAATATGTTTATCTTGGGTGAAGGTGTTCCCAAAAACTATGACACAGCTTTTCAATTGTTTAGCTCGGCCGCACAATCAGGCTATTCTCTGGCACAAAATAATCTCGCAACGATGTACGAAAATGGATGGGCAGTAGAACAAGACATTCCTAAAGCTCTTGAATTATACCGACAAGCTGCCGAGCAAAAAAACCCTTTTGCTCAAGCGAATTTAGGCCGATTTTACGAAAACGGGATTGGCGTAGAAAAAAATTTAACTGAGGCATTCAATTACTACCGTGAAGCAGCGGATCAAAATAACCCACAAGGCTTAAATGCAGTGGGTCGGTTCTATCTCGAAGTTTTAAATCCTAAAGATTACAACAAAGCTCTTGAATATTTTCAAAAAGCAGCCAAATTAAAGTATGTACACTCAGAGAACAATTTAGGAGTCATGTACGAAAATGGATGGGGCATTCCTTCCAATATTTCAGCCGCACTCGCTGCGTACAAGCAAGCAGCCGACCAAGGAAATCCTTATGCACAAGCTAATTTAGGACGCTTGTATGAAAGTGGGAAAGGAGTTCAAAAAGATTATACAGAAGCGATTCGGTGGTACCAAAAAGCAGCTGATCAAGGTCTTGACATTGCACAAAATGACCTTGGACGTATGTATCAATATGGATGGGGTGTGCCCCAAGATTTCCAGACAGCCCTGAAATTTTACCAAATGGCTGCCAAAAATGGACTAGGCTCTGCCGAGACAAACATCGGTGTCATGTATGAAAACGGGATTGGGGTCCAAAAAAATTACGAGCAGGCTTTTAATTGGTATCAGAAAGCAGCTGACCATGAGAATCCAGAAGGACAATACAACTTGGCTCTAATGTATGAAAATGGCAGAGGCATCCAACCCAACCTACAAACGGCCGCCCAATATTACCAATTAGCTGCCAGTCAAGGATCAAGTTTAGCCCAAAATAATTTGGGTGTATTTTATTTAACAGGAAAGGGAGTCGAAAAAGACTTAAAACGAGCCTTTGATCTCTTTACACAAGCCGCCGAGAGTGGACACCCCGTCGCAGCTAGCAATTTAGGTCGCTTATACGAAACTGGCAGTGGTGTCCCACAAGATTATTTAAAAGCTTTATACTGGTATCAAAAATCTGCAGAACAAAATGATCCTCTCGGGTTATACTATTTGGGGCGACTCTACATAAACGGCTTAGGTACACAAAAAAAAGGACAAGAAGGGTTAGATCTTTTTAAAAGAGCAGCTCGCCTTGGAAATCCTCAAGCTCAAGCTGAGTTGCAAAAGCAAAATTTAAGTTGGTAA
- a CDS encoding phage holin family protein, translating to MGILIAILLNTIAVFVTAQILPGVRLDNFSTALVVAVVLGAINTFIRPIIFLLTLPINILTLGLFTFVILGLLVLLVSAIVPGFHVDGFWWAVAFSLVLAVINSVISSFVP from the coding sequence ATGGGTATTTTAATTGCAATTTTGTTAAATACAATCGCTGTTTTTGTTACAGCTCAAATTCTTCCCGGGGTACGCCTGGATAATTTTAGTACGGCACTTGTCGTCGCCGTTGTTTTGGGAGCCATCAACACATTCATTCGACCCATTATTTTTCTTCTGACCTTACCGATTAATATTTTAACGCTCGGTCTATTCACTTTTGTGATTTTAGGCTTACTTGTTTTGCTTGTAAGTGCCATTGTTCCAGGCTTTCATGTGGATGGCTTTTGGTGGGCTGTAGCCTTTTCTCTTGTTTTAGCCGTCATTAATAGCGTCATCTCTTCTTTTGTGCCCTAA
- a CDS encoding J domain-containing protein, which translates to MTYAASPSFSIHFAASPEKNSFFKTIESAADLHGRKACLIKLTLLPFQLGQATFNFAVQAIKLAGLTLILSGDYSQSLTNLYWKTLVDFSKSAIRLAVRIVQTVGYVFGYSAGLLIHPCIGRWVEKHVDRLNVLKFHSFSKDLKRFFSKQHGNPSYCHHFFGSYFPGGTFTQKAGIPEKPEKEKEGIFYEPDFSHAEDFHRILGIHPDNCKPESNITRRFKKLSLLYHPDKNPGNPDAEEKYKMITNARDKLKANPRSRTSFTSKEPLHSTDHSTTTTSLDNPPDIVMPTQGLSEEDFVKHAGKTLFEICVLSEIPQIGTQKVQDKYRDLIEAIDTYKTTHSALDLKLRKQLDEIVELIRFHETFIKDFTLSPTMLFLGRQDPSILQKQIDDLVKIKPKHLKNFKRLPENSNVALANLILSYRYYEKVSALYLLIAHHYYQQKKQSMGYYKVRDYREHVASEFFQYHKVIINTKCKDKLFQGYAQKDPSHPAPLYLSYCQFFLNDLTESARQNSRRMLTGGDFLKLMLFSKILI; encoded by the coding sequence ATGACATACGCCGCAAGCCCTAGTTTTTCCATCCATTTTGCAGCATCCCCAGAAAAAAATAGCTTTTTTAAAACTATTGAATCTGCTGCCGATTTACATGGCCGCAAAGCATGCTTGATTAAATTAACCTTACTTCCTTTTCAACTCGGACAAGCAACTTTTAATTTTGCCGTTCAAGCCATTAAATTAGCTGGACTTACACTCATTCTAAGTGGTGACTACTCACAATCTCTTACAAATCTCTACTGGAAGACTTTAGTCGATTTTAGCAAAAGTGCCATTCGCCTCGCTGTCCGCATTGTGCAAACTGTAGGCTATGTTTTTGGATATTCAGCCGGCTTGCTTATTCATCCATGCATTGGACGATGGGTTGAAAAACATGTGGATCGGCTAAATGTTTTGAAATTTCATTCTTTTTCTAAAGACCTCAAACGCTTTTTTAGCAAGCAACATGGGAATCCCAGTTACTGCCATCACTTTTTTGGTTCCTATTTCCCCGGGGGAACTTTCACACAAAAGGCAGGAATCCCCGAAAAACCAGAGAAAGAAAAAGAGGGAATATTCTACGAACCAGACTTTTCTCATGCAGAGGATTTCCACCGCATTTTGGGAATTCACCCAGATAACTGTAAACCTGAAAGCAATATCACCAGGCGTTTTAAAAAGCTTTCCCTCCTGTATCACCCAGATAAAAATCCTGGTAATCCTGATGCCGAAGAAAAATACAAGATGATCACTAATGCGCGGGACAAATTAAAAGCTAACCCGCGCTCTCGGACATCATTTACATCTAAGGAACCTTTACATTCTACTGATCATTCCACCACTACAACTTCCCTGGACAATCCTCCAGACATCGTCATGCCCACCCAAGGCCTTTCGGAAGAAGATTTTGTTAAACACGCAGGGAAAACGCTTTTTGAAATTTGTGTATTGAGTGAAATTCCCCAAATAGGCACTCAGAAAGTCCAAGATAAATATCGGGATTTGATCGAAGCAATTGATACTTACAAGACAACGCATTCTGCACTTGATTTGAAACTCCGCAAGCAGTTGGATGAAATTGTAGAGCTTATTCGCTTTCATGAAACCTTTATTAAAGATTTTACCCTCTCCCCTACCATGCTTTTTCTCGGTAGACAAGATCCAAGTATTCTGCAAAAACAGATCGACGACTTAGTCAAAATAAAGCCCAAGCACCTCAAAAACTTCAAGCGGTTGCCCGAAAATTCAAACGTCGCTTTAGCAAACCTCATTTTAAGCTATCGCTATTATGAAAAGGTTTCCGCACTGTACCTTTTAATTGCGCATCACTATTACCAGCAAAAAAAACAGTCCATGGGCTATTATAAGGTGCGAGACTATCGAGAACATGTTGCATCTGAGTTTTTTCAATACCACAAAGTCATCATTAACACAAAATGTAAGGACAAACTTTTTCAAGGATATGCACAAAAAGATCCTAGCCATCCTGCTCCGCTTTATTTAAGCTATTGTCAGTTCTTTTTGAATGATTTAACTGAGTCTGCTCGCCAAAATTCCCGCAGAATGCTTACTGGGGGAGATTTTCTTAAACTAATGCTGTTTTCCAAAATTTTAATCTAA